From the Acipenser ruthenus chromosome 5, fAciRut3.2 maternal haplotype, whole genome shotgun sequence genome, the window CCCGTGAAGCTTGGATTGAAGCGcctgtaacaagctgctttcatattgtttacttgcgtctgtcacccagttCAACCCTGCTTTACCAAAAGCAGCGTGAAATCACGTAggcgacccgcatgacaccaggtcctgacccgggtagagcatgccagtgtgaaaggggcttatggcACTTTATAGACAAGAGCATGGGAATTGAGCAAAAGTAGTTAATTACCGCAAATCTAACAGAGGATAATGTCTATTGTCTAATATCGtcttcataatatatatatatttgtattattcctTTAGGCCCAACTTTTATAACAGTTCATCACCACCAGGCCCACAGTTCCATGGAAATGCTCCACCTCCTGAGCAGATGTTTGTTGGAGGACAAGATGATGTGCCACCTGGACCCAATGGACCGCCAGTCCCTCCAGGATCTCCAGGGTCTTTTGGACAGCCCCATCACAGTGGTCCACCAGGAGTATATTGTCCACCAATGCCTCAAATTCCGTCTGGTCAATCCATGCCATGTGGTTTTCCGGTGCCACATAATCTTCCACCAATGCATTCACAGTCAACAGGTGCACCTTTAGTACAACCAGCATTCTCTGGACTTCAAGGGAATGCACATGGAAACAGACTGAGAGAAAATCCCCAGCAAACATTGCTCCCAGCACCAGGTCTAGCCTATCAGCAGATGCCAGCAGACCAGCAGATACAACAGAACATTCCCTATCAAGCAATGCAAAATCCTGCAGATTTCTTTAACAACTATTATTCAAATCAAGCTGTACACAGTTTGGAGCCAACAGAAGTCACAGAAGGTAAGCATGTCTTAACTCAAATCAAATCATATAAAATGTTATAGGATTTTTGGGTTGATTGTCCATAAATAGCCACCAATTGAATATCATTTGGATACAACAGGACACAAGTGTGCGTCATGTAAATTTCACAGATAAAAAGCTAATACTACATTTTATTGaatcttttttacacagaggaagCATGTACTATGGACAAACTGACTTACAGCTCAATGCAAGACTCTCAACAGAGTGGCACTGAATCAGACAGCAGTAGCAGCCAGAAACCTGCAGTTCATGTCCCGGACTTCCTTCCTGCCATGCAAAAGGCTCTGTTCCTCAGACTAAGTCAAAAACAGCATGGGGATGAGCACCATAAAAAAGAAAACCGAGCTCAGGAAATGGtcagaaaagaaaaaggtaagcAAACTAACCataatggttattattattattatttatccaaggtgacttactgagactagggtgtgtgaactatgcatcagctgcagagtcacttacaaatacatctcacccgaaagatggagcacaaggaggttaagtgacttgctcagggtcacacaatgagtcagtggctgaggtgggatttgaaccggggacctcctggttacaagcccgtttctttaaccactggaccgcacagcctccaaATGGTTATGTTATCCATTTGGACAACTGAATAGGGTGATTGTTTGATAAAGcattgtaataatattacttgcatatttaatatatattctaTGAAATTTTAGTCCAAACAGCCATAATAATGTTACTAAGctatatgtttttgtttctttcagaTGAAACAGTGAATTGGTATTCCAGTGATGATGAGGAAGATGGCAGTAGTGTGACAGCTATccttaaaacacttaaaaaacaaaGCGAGATTCTTAAAAATCAGCAACAGTCAGCGACAACACAGCAGAATATTTGTGACCCACGACTTCAGAAGGAAAAGAATGCCCCCTCTGATCCACGGATGAAGTGTGACCCGAGGCACGGTGCTTCGAGAGAGACGAGAAAGTCCACAGACTCTGCCTCCTCAGACCCAAGGCTTGTCCGAGACCCTAGAAAGATAAAGCCTCAAGGCAGTCCAAGGCATCACTCTCACGTCAAGCAGCCAGTAggagatgatgatgaagatggtGAAAGAGAACTTAGAGAAAAGGCTGCAAATATTCCACTGGAACCCCTACCCGGTGTTGCTCTGAGGGATCCTAGATGCCAGCTAAAACAGTTCAGTCACATAAAAGTGGACATTATCCTTTCTAAACCAGCATTTGCAAAGCATGTTGTATGGGCCTCTGAAGATCTAATACCTCTTCCCTTACCCAAACAAGAACATTCAATCAACTTGCCTCTTCCTCCACTTATTGCAGAAGCAAGGCTGAACAAATGCCATGATGTTTTAAATGACAGTAATCAGAATGTGATGGCCTTAGACTCCCGTAGGGCAAAGGATATAAAAACTGGGCATATAAACAAACCCCCAGACACAAAGGCTTCTCCTGATAAACCAATGGATCCTCGACTCCACAAGGCACTTGATCCTAGGCTCCACAGATCCTCTAGCATGGACTCGCAGCATTGTGCCACAAAGGATTCTCATCTTGGATCAACTGATCCATGCATTTCCAGGGGAAATGTTGGATTATTGCAGAGTTCAGGGGCTGCTCCTGCTAAATTAGAACAGGATAAACTACCCCCATATGCTCCTAAATTGTCATCCACTGGTGGGGGACTTGGGAGCCCAACTACGCTGCTGGGTGGAATCAGCTTGTATGATCCACGAAACCAAAATCAGTTGTCTTCAAAGGAAGAGGAAGAGCATCCTAAAAAATTAACCATGACAAAACATCCCAGTAAAGAAGAACATGTACAGTCATCCCTATTGCCAGTGTCCAATGTGGTATCGGCTCCAGATAGCATGAGTGTGGACTGTTCTTTGGATGCTCCTGCAGATAAATATAATAGTTATAACAAGCATCAACCAGCACCAAAGGCAGCAAACTCTCCTTCTGCTTCCGCTGTACACAATCTGCCCATCGCAGCTTTAGCTGGGTTAATACGACCTCCATATACTGACCCGAGACAAACTAAGCAAACTGGACAAGCAAGTCAGCTGCAGGAAAGTGATTTGAATGGACAGCCAGATGACAAACCTCTGAAAGACATGTTCAAGACTTTTGACCCGACAGCATCTCCTTTTTGTTAATAAGCACTCTGAAAAAAAGTGTAAATGCAGTACGTCAAACTGTGTAGCTTTCGGCTCCCATATTACTtagcttgatatttatttatttttattggaaaCACCTGTTTCTAATAATACACACTGCGGTTTTGACTTTATCTGTTTGATACTATATGTCACTAGCTCCAGAGCTgcacagaaaacattttaaatctacaTGAATAGTCTAAGGACTCTATGTACTAGTATTACTTACGTGTTTGTAAATACTGTGAATTCGTAGCCTCGATCCTTCGTATGATTTTTTGCGAtcgatgtactaaacagctcttttttgTGAACAACTACTGTAATATCACCAATCAGCATAGATGACCGCTCATTATACAGGAGCGATCAGAATTTGCATCTCACTATAAATATATTCGCAATGCCGAAAGTCAAGATTCAGAACTTctttctggcaaagataaatgagtggaatagtgaacagaaagaagtagtagCAAATCTAATAGGATGGAGctctggcttctgcagactccgaccttgatgcaactatggcaccggccaaaaagaaaaggaaaacacatttccacaaagacgaaattgacctgttagtgaaatggaaaaatcaggaaatattatttaacacttcgcagggccaaaaaacattaagaaacaaaacatggaaaaaaataactaacaaaattaaTTCACTGGGCACTAAGTGACAGACACTAAATGGCATGACCTtaggaggattacaaaaaaaacccccaaaaaaacaggacaaactgaatgtgatgtgtttAATGAAGCATAGACCCTGggcaaagcaaaaacaaaccaaaacattgatctaaaagaaagggtccccaaaaacagaaagcataaatgaaactaagcttgtttctatatatggaagtttaccatggtaaatgtgcacGGTAATTctacagtttaccatgtttgtactcgtctgtaccctaaccatgcttcattatgctttcagtgctttaatttaacagtatcgcagaaaacatttgtttgagtatattttagttgtgtaaaggaaaaaagtgCAGTACATAGAGTACGTAAGTAAATACTTTTCGTCGTATTTCAGTTGTCTGTGCACcacataattaattactgagaagaaaatatttcagtttgtgtttaattaaataacctgcaatgatttgtttccgtgtttcccttccattattaatgtgaagtttaaaataaagcaccttaaaatgtaaaagaaagcaaaacacaacatatttattgttatttaatatagactattaattaatttttgttggtttattttatattttatggtggtttattttaaagtaactaaaagccaGTTTAAACAGGTTTCACATGTGAATAGCTGGTTGAATCTGTGCCAGCGAGAGGCATGCGTAATATTACAGGCACAAACCGAagtcgtaaatcaggaaaaaatgataatactttcAAGGGTAAGTGCGAAACTTTGATATTGTAATGAGACTCGTACATTTGCATACGAAAGTAGTTTGAAGGGATGAAATTAAGTTACAGGAGtgaaaattactttaatacatattgggtaggtctacgaagtcacaaaaacctacgaaaagtcaagatacgaaagaaaaGTCAATGATACATAGAGTCCTATATGTGTAAATTCACACAGCTGTATAGTGTATGTGATGGATCCAGTAAAGTTTATTTTGTCAGTAACTGTATCAAAGATAAATGTATGCTAATGAagtattatgtttttaaataatcattttcttgttaaaaagaaTAATCTAAAAATATGAACTGCCACTTTTATATaactgtacagtatttagtaAATATGTAGGCATACTGCCATATAGTCTCcccgtataggaacacctcctaagagaacattttgcctaagagaacacccttgtgatgAAACTGATTTTTTCCATTGTAAGTGCTCTGCGTAAAGGaccaggaactttgcttaaaataaCCCTTTGGGCACTGCTAGCGATtaattcacaactgatacagtactgtgacTTGTCACCGCGAGAGTGTCTTGatgcacactgattggtttattaaatctttccggaactgccgtcatatcattgcgttgtttgtattctgatttccacgagttcatctcatcgctacaaaatggcatgtaaacaaacagcgaatcgtgctgttgtttatttttgctacaaaaagttggaaattatTCGAGTTcctgaaaaaaaactgaataaaaacctgagcaatttggtgttttccgttctggtgagttgcttcaccattctgttaaataattttgtgcatgtcttgaatattgctcctgtataggtattcataattaatcaagagctgctgctgcattttttttacatgtgtaggggtgctgtgttaatttagtttgacagttagtttattaacgttagtttgtctgttttttattataatttattgacatacacttgcctattgcttttctcttattctattaatttcatatgttgatgcatgtgcatcatgacaagtaataaatatttatttatttattgattcatattgtgtccggtggtcaactccgtcttaaagaacacttcggctaagagaacatttcacttgcttcccgaggggtgttctcttagccggagactactgtataacaTACCAGTAATCATGttaaacaataacattcaagTTGATATGTATTTATGTTCTCTGCAGTTACAAACCTACCCCACACTAGTACTGTTTGACCACCCCCCCCAAGCATTTACTGCCCATGACCATGAAGAATGTTACAGGAACAGTCgaggaaataaaatacaaagaattttttttttccccatccgTTCTTGGAGGAACTTTGTGTATATTTTGCTATCCGTGTAGGGCACTCTTACTGTATGAAGTTGTTGAGGCACAGTGTTTATTgctttttttgtaatataaatgCTGCACTTGTCATCAACTTGTTGCGAGTAAATTTATTTGAAATCTAAAATGATTTCCAAATTGGTGTGTAACTATGTTGTAAATTTTATCAGcacattctttaaaataaactagCTTTACAAAGGGCATGAATTATATTAATATTACACATTAATATCAGAAATGACACTCTTTCATCTACTGATGAACAAAAACGGATGTTGCATTTTTCATTTCAAGTTAGgtaataataaacacagattaATGTTAATAGCTTTTTTTAGCAACCTTTGTAAATGGGTCTTATCCTATATACCAGAGGTTGCCAAACCTGTGGCTCccagtgaaatgctgggtgacgcacatGTTGCAGCTCAAATGATCTgatgaaataataataagcaaaaataaaaagagaaaaagtagaaataaacacaacaagtttattatttgtgttctctgtatttattcgtgtttattattgtttcttctctccccttctctcttttcagtttctttgagtctgcatgttcactgcaaggacatttcgtCACTTGATGACCTTCGACACCTTGCGCTGGCGCATGCGTATTTTGATCACCTCGACTGAAAGctggatgtgcagttgaaagtgaaGGTCATAATTTTGAATTTGCTTGTTCGTtttgtggagacaatggcatttaTCAAACCATCCACTAGTAATAAACGAAAGTATGAGGCTTAAGCCAGAATGGGAGttagagtttgctttcactgaaaactggTAAACCTGtttctcatctgcaacaaattgCTTACACtagtctgtacaaggcgagcaacctcaaacgtcattatgaaacaaatcaaaacacattttcatctgaatatcctcctggatcagcgTTGATGAGAAACAAGCCGGCCTCTTTAAAAGCACGCCccagcagtcagcagatgctgCTTTTGgcattcagtaaagaagctgatgtaacgactcaagtgagttttgtatggcatggaTAGGGCTCTTCGTTTTCGGTTTTTGGTTACGTGATTCCCCTCTAAAGCCATTGAGCCGACtcagtttcttaattaaactcttggaaaagtgttgattgtgaaccaagaacactttagttttttctctcgtaacttgaatgagactatgattctgtttcattaatAATGTAAAAGATAGTTCATATAGCAATGATTCTGCGCTTTAATGAAGACCgtccaaaaagtaaaaaaaaaagtctaattctTACACACTGTATATCACAAAATGACATGAAGATCAAAAAAAAGTCCAAAGCAGAAATATATGTAATCTTATTCCCACTCACATgtgcaaaacaaaaaagtgaatcaAGTGGTAAAACGCAAACGTTTCAGCAGCCCCCGCTGCTATGATCAGTGCATAGGCATTGAATATCGCTCGTGCCAAATGTcaccttattcagatgaatgaatcttttttaataaacattggaGTGgtggcgctagactagagaatgcatgtatattgcaggtctaaaattaatattatatttacatatcttacatctcatcatgagcaggtactgttaccacttttaaaataaatacattgcatttgtcatccacaaagctctcaaaagcatctaatacacgcagcagtcataccaaaaaaaaacaaaaaaaccaagcattcagatcttcaagggagAGCTTGccaaaaagaatccttacaaaaatgtcTTTATGTGGTGCTTTTAGTGAAATCAGggcagttattgtattttgcttcataataactgaatatcttttatttaaagtacattatacatacagtataaacagaaataatggaaaaacaccagtgttacatttaaagtttaatacactgtagatctacagta encodes:
- the LOC117402947 gene encoding zinc finger CCCH domain-containing protein 6 isoform X2, encoding MEDGELEDGEIDDEGIGIEDEGKESKEEDKDKDEKPHRKSRKKHRKDRGKRKAKKRRRDRHKHHSPSSGDSSDYSYESDFEHSERQHKKPCPAFRDYDIPSTQHGQSSGDYMKPQKPALNKNNEFDTFSDYSEEKYDYGEDDDFADELNQYRHAKETTAPGPDKVPPMGQMKKQNMKGVQKGAGQKGKGRGVGRGRGMQKNKKQKGKNWGRGRGRGADQGQDGFKEDGKGPVNAQKKRPIMSQEFINQHTVQHNGRYICKYFLEGRCIKGDQCKFEHDLVVPEKKKEMCKFYIQGFCSKGENCIYMHNEYPCKFFHTGAKCYQGDNCKFSHEPLTDVTRELLEKVLNTEEETMNEDKMELEDLRKQGIAPLPKPPPGVGLLPTPGPVGGPQEGSPCQGGQKKIPSLFEIVVQPTVDLAQKIGLRPNFYNSSSPPGPQFHGNAPPPEQMFVGGQDDVPPGPNGPPVPPGSPGSFGQPHHSGPPGVYCPPMPQIPSGQSMPCGFPVPHNLPPMHSQSTGAPLVQPAFSGLQGNAHGNRLRENPQQTLLPAPGLAYQQMPADQQIQQNIPYQAMQNPADFFNNYYSNQAVHSLEPTEVTEEEACTMDKLTYSSMQDSQQSGTESDSSSSQKPAVHVPDFLPAMQKALFLRLSQKQHGDEHHKKENRAQEMVRKEKDETVNWYSSDDEEDGSSVTAILKTLKKQSEILKNQQQSATTQQNICDPRLQKEKNAPSDPRMKCDPRHGASRETRKSTDSASSDPRLVRDPRKIKPQGSPRHHSHVKQPVGDDDEDGERELREKAANIPLEPLPGVALRDPRCQLKQFSHIKVDIILSKPAFAKHVVWASEDLIPLPLPKQEHSINLPLPPLIAEARLNKCHDVLNDSNQNVMALDSRRAKDIKTGHINKPPDTKASPDKPMDPRLHKALDPRLHRSSSMDSQHCATKDSHLGSTDPCISRGNVGLLQSSGAAPAKLEQDKLPPYAPKLSSTGGGLGSPTTLLGGISLYDPRNQNQLSSKEEEEHPKKLTMTKHPSKEEHVQSSLLPVSNVVSAPDSMSVDCSLDAPADKYNSYNKHQPAPKAANSPSASAVHNLPIAALAGLIRPPYTDPRQTKQTGQASQLQESDLNGQPDDKPLKDMFKTFDPTASPFC
- the LOC117402947 gene encoding zinc finger CCCH domain-containing protein 6 isoform X1 → MAFTSLFSSPPNPVLDKNMTGSELARDEREDGELEDGEIDDEGIGIEDEGKESKEEDKDKDEKPHRKSRKKHRKDRGKRKAKKRRRDRHKHHSPSSGDSSDYSYESDFEHSERQHKKPCPAFRDYDIPSTQHGQSSGDYMKPQKPALNKNNEFDTFSDYSEEKYDYGEDDDFADELNQYRHAKETTAPGPDKVPPMGQMKKQNMKGVQKGAGQKGKGRGVGRGRGMQKNKKQKGKNWGRGRGRGADQGQDGFKEDGKGPVNAQKKRPIMSQEFINQHTVQHNGRYICKYFLEGRCIKGDQCKFEHDLVVPEKKKEMCKFYIQGFCSKGENCIYMHNEYPCKFFHTGAKCYQGDNCKFSHEPLTDVTRELLEKVLNTEEETMNEDKMELEDLRKQGIAPLPKPPPGVGLLPTPGPVGGPQEGSPCQGGQKKIPSLFEIVVQPTVDLAQKIGLRPNFYNSSSPPGPQFHGNAPPPEQMFVGGQDDVPPGPNGPPVPPGSPGSFGQPHHSGPPGVYCPPMPQIPSGQSMPCGFPVPHNLPPMHSQSTGAPLVQPAFSGLQGNAHGNRLRENPQQTLLPAPGLAYQQMPADQQIQQNIPYQAMQNPADFFNNYYSNQAVHSLEPTEVTEEEACTMDKLTYSSMQDSQQSGTESDSSSSQKPAVHVPDFLPAMQKALFLRLSQKQHGDEHHKKENRAQEMVRKEKDETVNWYSSDDEEDGSSVTAILKTLKKQSEILKNQQQSATTQQNICDPRLQKEKNAPSDPRMKCDPRHGASRETRKSTDSASSDPRLVRDPRKIKPQGSPRHHSHVKQPVGDDDEDGERELREKAANIPLEPLPGVALRDPRCQLKQFSHIKVDIILSKPAFAKHVVWASEDLIPLPLPKQEHSINLPLPPLIAEARLNKCHDVLNDSNQNVMALDSRRAKDIKTGHINKPPDTKASPDKPMDPRLHKALDPRLHRSSSMDSQHCATKDSHLGSTDPCISRGNVGLLQSSGAAPAKLEQDKLPPYAPKLSSTGGGLGSPTTLLGGISLYDPRNQNQLSSKEEEEHPKKLTMTKHPSKEEHVQSSLLPVSNVVSAPDSMSVDCSLDAPADKYNSYNKHQPAPKAANSPSASAVHNLPIAALAGLIRPPYTDPRQTKQTGQASQLQESDLNGQPDDKPLKDMFKTFDPTASPFC
- the LOC117402947 gene encoding zinc finger CCCH domain-containing protein 6 isoform X3; this translates as MQKNKKQKGKNWGRGRGRGADQGQDGFKEDGKGPVNAQKKRPIMSQEFINQHTVQHNGRYICKYFLEGRCIKGDQCKFEHDLVVPEKKKEMCKFYIQGFCSKGENCIYMHNEYPCKFFHTGAKCYQGDNCKFSHEPLTDVTRELLEKVLNTEEETMNEDKMELEDLRKQGIAPLPKPPPGVGLLPTPGPVGGPQEGSPCQGGQKKIPSLFEIVVQPTVDLAQKIGLRPNFYNSSSPPGPQFHGNAPPPEQMFVGGQDDVPPGPNGPPVPPGSPGSFGQPHHSGPPGVYCPPMPQIPSGQSMPCGFPVPHNLPPMHSQSTGAPLVQPAFSGLQGNAHGNRLRENPQQTLLPAPGLAYQQMPADQQIQQNIPYQAMQNPADFFNNYYSNQAVHSLEPTEVTEEEACTMDKLTYSSMQDSQQSGTESDSSSSQKPAVHVPDFLPAMQKALFLRLSQKQHGDEHHKKENRAQEMVRKEKDETVNWYSSDDEEDGSSVTAILKTLKKQSEILKNQQQSATTQQNICDPRLQKEKNAPSDPRMKCDPRHGASRETRKSTDSASSDPRLVRDPRKIKPQGSPRHHSHVKQPVGDDDEDGERELREKAANIPLEPLPGVALRDPRCQLKQFSHIKVDIILSKPAFAKHVVWASEDLIPLPLPKQEHSINLPLPPLIAEARLNKCHDVLNDSNQNVMALDSRRAKDIKTGHINKPPDTKASPDKPMDPRLHKALDPRLHRSSSMDSQHCATKDSHLGSTDPCISRGNVGLLQSSGAAPAKLEQDKLPPYAPKLSSTGGGLGSPTTLLGGISLYDPRNQNQLSSKEEEEHPKKLTMTKHPSKEEHVQSSLLPVSNVVSAPDSMSVDCSLDAPADKYNSYNKHQPAPKAANSPSASAVHNLPIAALAGLIRPPYTDPRQTKQTGQASQLQESDLNGQPDDKPLKDMFKTFDPTASPFC